The proteins below come from a single Thermus islandicus DSM 21543 genomic window:
- a CDS encoding lipopolysaccharide biosynthesis protein gives MKRVCQSGFVRSVAAVAGGTALAQAIGGLASLVITRLYTPEDMALWGLFVSFLGVASVVTTLRYEVAVVAARSEEEARDLAIGSLVISAGLSLVAVAVFEFLRQRDIFGYGLFSPWASWLAGLALVATSWGMVLRYSIIRLGFFQVAGRFSFLQAFWGALAKMSLAFLGSAGLVLGEAVGRWAGLKSLWRVFAPSIPSWRIAWGTLWRYKRYPLVQLPSSFLDTLALMASVPVFTFVFGATAGGGLALAQRIVGLPVALIGGSVADVFYGRAAEVLRTRPGGVLAFFLGTAMRMLALGVALGIALWIGGPWITVRAFGPQWEEAGLMLRAMAPWMAAQLVVSPVSRVVFLSPYSWVKLVYDFSSLLVAGLPLWWQANSAVSALFLMAWAQVVLFVLYFLLLLAIVRQLSHRYGERL, from the coding sequence TGGCCGCCGTAGCGGGAGGGACAGCCCTTGCCCAGGCGATTGGGGGTTTGGCCTCTCTCGTCATCACCCGCCTCTACACCCCTGAGGACATGGCCCTCTGGGGCCTCTTTGTGAGCTTCCTGGGGGTAGCTTCGGTGGTGACCACCCTGCGCTACGAGGTGGCGGTGGTGGCGGCGCGGTCAGAGGAGGAGGCTCGAGACCTAGCTATCGGTAGCCTGGTCATCTCCGCTGGGCTTTCGCTCGTAGCGGTAGCGGTTTTTGAGTTCCTCAGGCAGAGGGATATTTTCGGGTACGGCCTCTTCTCCCCTTGGGCCTCCTGGCTAGCAGGCCTTGCCTTAGTGGCCACCAGTTGGGGCATGGTCCTACGCTACAGCATCATCCGACTGGGCTTTTTCCAAGTCGCTGGACGTTTCAGCTTCTTGCAGGCCTTTTGGGGGGCATTGGCCAAGATGAGCCTAGCCTTTTTGGGTTCGGCAGGTCTCGTACTTGGGGAAGCGGTTGGTCGATGGGCGGGCTTAAAAAGCCTTTGGAGGGTTTTTGCGCCATCTATCCCCTCTTGGAGGATCGCGTGGGGCACTCTTTGGCGGTACAAAAGGTATCCTCTCGTCCAACTTCCCTCTAGCTTCCTGGACACCTTGGCCCTGATGGCATCCGTGCCTGTCTTTACGTTCGTTTTCGGTGCGACGGCAGGTGGAGGTCTCGCCTTGGCCCAAAGGATAGTAGGCCTTCCTGTGGCCCTGATAGGTGGATCTGTGGCGGACGTGTTTTACGGTAGGGCGGCGGAAGTCTTGCGCACGCGACCAGGGGGGGTTTTGGCGTTCTTTCTAGGCACCGCTATGCGGATGTTGGCTCTTGGGGTGGCCTTGGGGATCGCCTTGTGGATTGGGGGGCCATGGATTACGGTAAGGGCCTTCGGACCCCAGTGGGAGGAAGCGGGTTTGATGCTCCGGGCTATGGCTCCCTGGATGGCTGCCCAGCTGGTTGTAAGCCCTGTCAGCCGGGTGGTGTTTCTCTCCCCTTACTCTTGGGTTAAACTCGTGTACGATTTTTCCTCCCTTTTGGTCGCTGGCTTGCCCTTATGGTGGCAGGCCAACTCTGCTGTTTCTGCCTTGTTTCTTATGGCTTGGGCGCAGGTTGTTCTCTTTGTCCTCTACTTCCTACTGCTTCTCGCCATTGTGAGACAGCTTAGCCATCGTTATGGAGAAAGGCTATGA